The genomic DNA CCTGTCGTCTACCCTTCATATTCAGAATGGAAAAATACATTCTCTTCGTTTGGCATGCTGCTTGGGATCCGATCGAGCGTCTGTATCGAGCAAACGCAATCGGCTCGGCATTTATAATAGCCGTAGGTAGTATTATTGGCTTTCTTTTCCTGCCAATTACGATCGGAATTTTTCTTCTTTGGCTTACGCTCCGTTATGTTTCAAACAAAACACTGCGCTACACACTCTCCGGTCTGATCGTCCTTATTACCGCTTTTGTAGGAACAACCTGGATCTATGTCATGATAACGGAGCCGTCACTTGATGCGCACAAAACAGGACTAGAGGAACGAACCGGAAGGACACAGCAAAAAAAGAATAGTGACCAACACTAAAAAGATAGTGGATCTTTCATTCATTTTGCATTGACTTTTCAAGTATGTGGTATATACTATTGGGACCAAAACGCACTCTCTTGAGGTTGAGGAGAAGCTGACGTTTGGTGTATTATTTTTAGGTCAATACCACGATGCAAACAGGAACAATTGCGAAGGTAACTGACCGTGGCTACGGCTTCATCAAAACTGATGATCAGGAAGAAGACATTTTCTTCCACGCCAGCGAGCTCACGGAAGGTGACTTCAACAGCCTTCAAGAAGGCGACAAAGTTACGTTTGAAGTTGGCGAGAATGACAAAGGTCCATTCGCCCAGAACGTTACTCCAGCAGCTGAGTAATCTTGCTCACTGATGAATAAAACCCCCACTTTCGAGTGGGGGTTTTATTTTGCCTTACTATTTATTTTATTACCTGTTACCTGACACGACTGTCAATGTATTTTGTCAAAAATACATATGAGTATATGATACAGACAGTTGTTGTTTTCAGTTTGCACTTTCAACCAACCACAAGGAGGGGGTTCGTGACCGTACGCAACATACCTCGGGAACACTGCAACGAGTTTGATCCACTCGTTCCGATAGACCTCACGGCGATATCATTCAATCTCACAAAGGAGTACAACGAGATCATCTTCGTTCCAAGCGTCGGACGACTCGCCTTCGTAAACCAGTGGCCCGCCGGGTTGCAAGAGGATCTGGCCGCTGATTCTTTCTTGTTCGATGAGCAAGCAGTTCCTGTCTGCAATAAACTCGGCATTAGCCGAGGCAGAACATTGCTTCTGCGAACAGGAGCGGATCAGAAGACGACCGTGGAATGTAACGCTATGGACGCACTCACAGAAACTCCGTACAGGATATACTGCGGAGTGAACAGTGAAATGCTGAGCAGTCCTGAGTCATGCAGAGACATCAGCCCGATGAGCATGCTCGTCGTCTTCGATCAGCGACTAACACCCAGGGCACAGAGCTCACTCCTAGAGCATCTGAGCTGGGGGCTGTTTACTCAAAAGTCGCTCGGGGCACTCATCTCACATGGAAACGCTGCCCCTCTCTCGATCGCAGTATGCTCCCCGTCAGCTCATCTCAAAGAGGTGCGCGAGGCCGATGGAGAAACGTCGGTTGAAGTAGCGGTGAAGCAAACCCTCTGCACTGCTGTCCAGCAGGCACTTGAACGTAGCTCGTCGGCTTCGACCTCGCTTGCATAAACACCGTCACGCTCGACACCTTCAAAGCACAAACGCCATACCGCCTTGCTATCACGCAAGATCGGTATGGCGTTTTTTTACAGCTTAAGAGACTTGAGATATTTTTTAAATTCTTTCTTTGTCTCACCGTGGTAAAGACCAAGATGGACCGTTGCCTTAAGAAAGCCAAGTTTGGAACCACAGTCAAACCGATATCCCTCGAACATATCTCCATACAGAGGGTTTTTATCGTTTACATAGGCATGTAAGGCATCTGCTAAACGGATCTCCCCTTCTAGCTGCGTTTTCTCAAGCTTACGCAAATACTGCCAGATCTCAGGCGTGATAATGTATTTGCCAACGACGCCAAGCCTCGAAGGCGCTTCTGCGGGAGTTGGTTTCTCAACCAGATCACTTATCTTATACAGACGATCTTCTACCTTTTTCGCTTTCACAATACCGTACTGCGAGACGAGCGATTTAGGAACCTGCTCAAGACCGATAATAGGCGCCTGTAGCTTTTCGAATGCATCTCGCATCTGAGTCAAACAATGATCTTTGCCGATAATAACATCGTCACCGAACAACACAGCCACCGGCTCATCACCTATGAGATGCGCAGCTGCCAAAAGCGCGTGACCGTCGCCCCGCGCTTCTTTTTGGCGTACATACGTGAAGTTGGCCATCGAAGAGATGCGCCTGGTCTCATCAAGCATCTGCTTTTTTCCTTTTTGCTCAAGTATCCGCTCGAGCTCAGGAGCGGAATCAAAATGATCTTCGATAGCTCGTTTCCCTTTACCGGTAACGAATATCACCTCCTCAATACCCGCGGCAACAGCTTCCTCAACCAAAAACTGAATAACCGGCTTATCAACAAGCGGCAGCATTTCTTTTGGCTGAGCCTTTGTAGCCGGCAAAAATCGAGTTCCGAGACCGGCTACCGGCAAGATCGCCTTTCGTATACGTGTCTTCATAGTAAGCTGTTTTAAAAACGTTTAGTAATGCATCCGTTTCTTTACCTTTTTTTGTTTTTCTAGAGAGCAGGCGTACAATAACGATTATACACGTAACTTTTACCCTTATGAACTTTAGCGACATTATAAAGTCCTACGACGTCCGAGGTGTTTATCCTGATCAGATCAATGAAGAGCATGTCCGTATTTTAGGCGGCGCCTTTGTGAAGTATCTCGGCGCAAAGACCGTTGCCGTTGGACGTGATTGCCGCACCTCTAGTCCGGCTTTTCACACTGCGCTTATTGCCGGTATCACTGAGCAAGGCGCTAACGTGATCGACATTGGAGAGGCTACTACACCAATGGTGTACCACGCTGCCGGCACGCTTGATGTTGATGGCGCAATAATGATCACCGCCTCTCACAATCCTCCGGAGTACAACGGCATGAAGTTCGTACGCTCCGGAGCAATACCGATCGGCAAGGAATCGGGACTAGCGGAGATCAGTGAGATCGCCGAACAAAGTCCTTTCACTCCTGCAGAGCACCCAGGAGATGTTCACCCGATCGACATCAAAACCTCCTACAGCGACTTCATTACAAAGTACGCGGACATTGATGGTAGCGTGCTTACCGCTGTTGTGGATCCCGGGAACATGATGGGGGTGTTGGATATTGAAATCCTCAAGAAACTCTCCCCTGCCCTAAGTGTGTCGGCTATTTTCGATAAGCTTGACGGCACTATGCCAAATCACGAAGCCAACCCGCTCAACAAGGAAACCCTGACAGACTTGCAAACAGAGGTAACCAAACAGGAGGCTGATATAGGTATTGCGTATGACGGAGACGCTGACCGGATCGGCTTTGTAGACGAACAAGGCCGCGTGATCCAACCTCATCTGATCACCGCCCTGCTTGCCCGACATATTCTTTCTAAGAACCCCGCAGCAGCTATAGCGTACGATGTTCCCTCATCCCGTTCAGTGAACGAAGAGATCACGAAGCATGGCGGCACCCCGCTCCTTACCAAGGTTGGAACTGCCAACATAAAGTCAGAAATGCGTGAGCAAGAAGCGATCTTTGGAGGTGAATTTTCCGGTCACTACTACTTTAAGGACCACTTCTACTCTGAGGCACCAACCCTCGTGGCAATTCTCGTGTTGAACATGATGGTTAGAGAAAACAAGCCGCTCTCAGAACTCATTGACGCGGTTCAACACTACCACCACAGTGGCGAGATGAATTACGAGCTTGCGCCGAACACGAACAAGAACGCCATGCTCACCCAATTTAAAGACACATATAGTGACGGAGAGCTTACCGAACTCGATGGAATCCGCGTCGACTTTCCCGACTGGTGGTTCCTTGTACGCCCATCAAACACAGAGCCACTCATGCGAATGGTAGTGGAAGCAGCAACGCCTAAACTACTCGAAGAAAAGAAATTGGAGCTATCAAAAATCATTGACAAATAGTATTAAAACGTTATCTTATACATAGAAAGGAGGTTGTCATGTATATCCCTAATCCCAGGGAAGCAGCACAGGAGGCTGACGCCTCCGTTCTTACGTTTCTCGCCAAGAGTGAGGACAAGGTAGTGCGCCACACTGTTGCGAGTAATCTTGACTGCCCGGATAAAGTTATCGAGGCATTACTTTTCGACCCGGACGAAGATGTTCGCCGGGCAGCACAAGACACAGCTGATATCTGGACGTCAATGGCAGACGCGCGAGACAGCACTGACAGTGATCGTCTCCGC from Candidatus Paceibacterota bacterium includes the following:
- a CDS encoding cold shock domain-containing protein gives rise to the protein MQTGTIAKVTDRGYGFIKTDDQEEDIFFHASELTEGDFNSLQEGDKVTFEVGENDKGPFAQNVTPAAE
- the galU gene encoding UTP--glucose-1-phosphate uridylyltransferase GalU, which codes for MKTRIRKAILPVAGLGTRFLPATKAQPKEMLPLVDKPVIQFLVEEAVAAGIEEVIFVTGKGKRAIEDHFDSAPELERILEQKGKKQMLDETRRISSMANFTYVRQKEARGDGHALLAAAHLIGDEPVAVLFGDDVIIGKDHCLTQMRDAFEKLQAPIIGLEQVPKSLVSQYGIVKAKKVEDRLYKISDLVEKPTPAEAPSRLGVVGKYIITPEIWQYLRKLEKTQLEGEIRLADALHAYVNDKNPLYGDMFEGYRFDCGSKLGFLKATVHLGLYHGETKKEFKKYLKSLKL
- a CDS encoding phosphomannomutase/phosphoglucomutase, which produces MNFSDIIKSYDVRGVYPDQINEEHVRILGGAFVKYLGAKTVAVGRDCRTSSPAFHTALIAGITEQGANVIDIGEATTPMVYHAAGTLDVDGAIMITASHNPPEYNGMKFVRSGAIPIGKESGLAEISEIAEQSPFTPAEHPGDVHPIDIKTSYSDFITKYADIDGSVLTAVVDPGNMMGVLDIEILKKLSPALSVSAIFDKLDGTMPNHEANPLNKETLTDLQTEVTKQEADIGIAYDGDADRIGFVDEQGRVIQPHLITALLARHILSKNPAAAIAYDVPSSRSVNEEITKHGGTPLLTKVGTANIKSEMREQEAIFGGEFSGHYYFKDHFYSEAPTLVAILVLNMMVRENKPLSELIDAVQHYHHSGEMNYELAPNTNKNAMLTQFKDTYSDGELTELDGIRVDFPDWWFLVRPSNTEPLMRMVVEAATPKLLEEKKLELSKIIDK
- a CDS encoding HEAT repeat domain-containing protein — encoded protein: MYIPNPREAAQEADASVLTFLAKSEDKVVRHTVASNLDCPDKVIEALLFDPDEDVRRAAQDTADIWTSMADARDSTDSDRLRELASHKHPAVRRQIAENASCPQEIREILKKDGNDEVRKAAQTGPREPPTIM